In one Populus nigra chromosome 12, ddPopNigr1.1, whole genome shotgun sequence genomic region, the following are encoded:
- the LOC133669274 gene encoding uncharacterized protein LOC133669274 isoform X3, with protein sequence MQCLMYEIHLDFVNFRLLVSGNSVIVIFAPEDTIQTCSGKLVSADAGVILSSQGVVPYFQTRNSGEPGSFKFPSAIVFATSDSSRTIPCISKLSPCQAAYHFLAGYQNGKFVPAYSDSPSIDTLEFAKALSSETTKSHPYWLMSRKEKRVLQARAKWMT encoded by the exons ATGCAATGTCTAATGTACGAGATACATCTGGACTTTGTGAATTTCAGGCTTCTAGTTTCTGGCAACTCTGTGATTGTTATATTTGCTCCTGAAGATACCATTCAGACCTGTTCTGGTAAACTGGTATCTGCAGATGCAGGTGTAATTCTTTCTTCTCAAGGTGTTGTGCCATATTTTCAGACAAGGAATTCTGGTGAACCTGGTTCTTTCAAATTCCCATCTGCTATTGTCTTTGCAACTTCTGACAG TTCCAGGACCATTCCCTGTATATCCAAGTTATCTCCTTGCCAAGCAGCTTATCACTTCTTGGCTGGGTATCAAAATGGAAAGTTTGTGCCTGCATATAGCGACAGTCCTTCCATTGACACATTAGAATTCGCAAAGGCTCTTTCATCAGAG ACAACCAAATCCCATCCTTACTGGTTAATGTCAAGGAAGGAGAAAAGAGTCTTACAGGCAAGGGCAAAATGGATGActtga
- the LOC133669274 gene encoding uncharacterized protein LOC133669274 isoform X1 — protein MQCLMYEIHLDFVNFRLLVSGNSVIVIFAPEDTIQTCSGKLVSADAGVILSSQGVVPYFQTRNSGEPGSFKFPSAIVFATSDSSRTIPCISKLSPCQAAYHFLAGYQNGKFVPAYSDSPSIDTLEFAKALSSEICKSIHLFMLKDNQIPSLLVNVKEGEKSLTGKGKMDDLKYLIFHL, from the exons ATGCAATGTCTAATGTACGAGATACATCTGGACTTTGTGAATTTCAGGCTTCTAGTTTCTGGCAACTCTGTGATTGTTATATTTGCTCCTGAAGATACCATTCAGACCTGTTCTGGTAAACTGGTATCTGCAGATGCAGGTGTAATTCTTTCTTCTCAAGGTGTTGTGCCATATTTTCAGACAAGGAATTCTGGTGAACCTGGTTCTTTCAAATTCCCATCTGCTATTGTCTTTGCAACTTCTGACAG TTCCAGGACCATTCCCTGTATATCCAAGTTATCTCCTTGCCAAGCAGCTTATCACTTCTTGGCTGGGTATCAAAATGGAAAGTTTGTGCCTGCATATAGCGACAGTCCTTCCATTGACACATTAGAATTCGCAAAGGCTCTTTCATCAGAG ATATGTAAATCGATTCATCTGTTCATGTTGAAAGACAACCAAATCCCATCCTTACTGGTTAATGTCAAGGAAGGAGAAAAGAGTCTTACAGGCAAGGGCAAAATGGATGActtgaaatatttaatattccATCTGTAG
- the LOC133670045 gene encoding uncharacterized protein LOC133670045, with protein MWLEIVCGLIVYKLCKCFFSDADDVLEVQSSDTNALFNVANKLEKLYGGKVYVGLRIPDADTGSRQNIDIVLVTKGEAVVISVKNFSGFVSISGDGSWVCEGEGRHKSERHPDPVEETKKQASILESYLEQRGVALPEGYLSCKVVLPNPKLHTIHSGYFPPEVITYDQWVLLKPEPKGLFSGWIKGAFRGGKKEMQESIHQKLNFTLRTAPMWDRLELKGNKYVLGEFLEFKGKQEDIMALRNIKRSKVSRLIIQKTSMFGLANSKLQVLYSGRDYRSEGASASEWKEETVRSSTEVLFQAENSAKVRKFKLSSIISMSLSA; from the exons ATGTGGCTAGAGATCGTCTGTGGTCTGATCGTTTACAAGTTGTGCAAATGCTTCTTCTCCGACGCTGACGACGTTTTAGAGGTCCAATCCTCTGACACCAATGCACTTTTCAACGTTGCTAACAA GCTTGAAAAGCTATATGGAGGAAAGGTTTATGTAGGGCTCCGAATTCCGGATGCTGACACTGGTTCAAGGCAAAATATAGATATAGTTCTTGTCACCAAAGg TGAGGCAGTGGTGATTTCTGTCAAGAATTTCTCGGGATTTGTATCAATCAGTGGTGATGGCAGCTGGGTTTGTGAAGGCGAAGGGAGACACAAATCAGAGCGTCATCCTGATCCT GTGGAGGAGACTAAAAAGCAAGCTTCAATTCTTGAATCATATCTTGAGCAAAGGGGAGTTGCTCTACCTGAAGGATATTTGTCTTGCAAAGTTGTACTTCCCAATCCTAAGTTGCA TACAATCCATTCTGGCTATTTTCCACCCGAGGTTATAACCTATGACCAATGGGTACTGCTGAAACCTGAACCGAAAGGCCTATTTTCTGGTTGGATAAAGGGTGCCTTTCGTGGTGGAAAGAAGGAGATGCAGGAATCTATACATCAGAAACTCAACTTCACTCTCCGCACAGCTCCTATGTGGGACAG GTTGGAGCTTAAGGGTAATAAATATGTCCTAGGAGAATTTCTGGAGTTTAAAGGAAAACAAGAAGATATCATGGCTTTGAGGAACATCAAAAGATCGAAAGTTAGTCGTTTGATCATTCAAAAGACGAGCATGTTTGGACTAG CCAATTCAAAGCTCCAGGTTTTGTACTCTGGCCGTGATTATCGAAGTGAAGGGGCTTCAGCTTCTGAGTGGAAGGAAGAAACCGTAAGATCAAGTACAGAGGTTCTGTTTCAGGCAGAGAACTCCGCTAAAGTCCGCAAATTCAAGCTTTCTTCAATTATCTCCATGTCACTAAGTGCCTAA
- the LOC133670151 gene encoding uncharacterized protein LOC133670151 — protein sequence MWLEIICCLIAYMLFTCFFSDDDDVLEVESSDTNALFNVANKLEKLYGGKVYVGLRIPDADTGSRQNIDIVLVTKGEAVVISVKNFSGSVSISGDGSWVCEGEGRHKSERHPDPVEETKKQATILESYLEQRGVALPEGYLSCKVVLPNPKLHTIRSGYFPPEVITYDQWVLLKPEPKGLFSGWKKGSFSGGKKEMQESIHQKLNFTLSTAPVWDRLELKGNKYVLGEFLEFKGQEEDIMALRNIKRSKVSRLIIQKTSMFGLANSKLQVLYSGRDYRSEGASASELKEETVRSSTEVLFQPQNSAKVRKFKLSSIISMSLSA from the exons ATGTGGCTAGAGATCATCTGTTGTCTGATCGCTTACATGCTGTTCACATGCTTCTTCTCCGACGATGACGACGTTTTAGAGGTCGAATCCTCTGACACCAATGCACTTTTCAACGTAGCTAACAA GCTTGAAAAGCTATATGGAGGAAAGGTTTATGTAGGGCTCCGAATTCCGGATGCTGACACTGGTTCAAGGCAAAATATAGATATAGTTCTTGTCACCAAAGg TGAGGCAGTGGTGATTTCTGTCAAGAATTTCTCGGGTTCTGTATCAATCAGTGGTGATGGCAGCTGGGTTTGTGAAGGCGAAGGTAGACACAAATCCGAGCGTCATCCTGATCCT GTGGAGGAGACTAAAAAGCAAGCTACAATTCTTGAATCATATCTTGAGCAAAGGGGAGTTGCTCTACCTGAAGGATATTTGTCTTGCAAAGTTGTACTCCCCAATCCTAAGTTGCA TACAATCCGTTCAGGCTATTTTCCACCCGAGGTTATTACCTATGACCAATGGGTACTGCTGAAACCGGAACCAAAAGGCCTATTTTCTGGTTGGAAAAAGGGTTCCTTTAGTGGTGGAAAGAAGGAGATGCAGGAATCTATACATCAGAAACTCAACTTCACTCTCAGCACAGCTCCTGTGTGGGACAG GTTGGAGCTCAAGGGTAATAAATATGTCCTAGGAGAATTTCTGGAGTTTAAAGGACAAGAAGAAGATATCATGGCTTTGAGGAACATCAAAAGATCGAAAGTTAGTCGTTTGATCATTCAAAAGACGAGCATGTTTGGACTAG CCAATTCAAAGCTCCAGGTTTTGTACTCTGGCCGTGATTATCGAAGTGAAGGGGCTTCAGCTTCTGAGTTGAAGGAAGAAACCGTAAGATCAAGTACAGAGGTTCTGTTTCAGCCACAGAACTCCGCTAAAGTTCGCAAATTCAAGCTTTCTTCAATTATCTCCATGTCACTAAGTGCCTGA
- the LOC133669274 gene encoding uncharacterized protein LOC133669274 isoform X4 yields the protein MQCLMYEIHLDFVNFRLLVSGNSVIVIFAPEDTIQTCSGKLVSADAGVILSSQGVVPYFQTRNSGEPGSFKFPSAIVFATSDSSRTIPCISKLSPCQAAYHFLAGYQNGKFVPAYSDSPSIDTLEFAKALSSEKKQRRHQVRSDDDFSLHFWDISF from the exons ATGCAATGTCTAATGTACGAGATACATCTGGACTTTGTGAATTTCAGGCTTCTAGTTTCTGGCAACTCTGTGATTGTTATATTTGCTCCTGAAGATACCATTCAGACCTGTTCTGGTAAACTGGTATCTGCAGATGCAGGTGTAATTCTTTCTTCTCAAGGTGTTGTGCCATATTTTCAGACAAGGAATTCTGGTGAACCTGGTTCTTTCAAATTCCCATCTGCTATTGTCTTTGCAACTTCTGACAG TTCCAGGACCATTCCCTGTATATCCAAGTTATCTCCTTGCCAAGCAGCTTATCACTTCTTGGCTGGGTATCAAAATGGAAAGTTTGTGCCTGCATATAGCGACAGTCCTTCCATTGACACATTAGAATTCGCAAAGGCTCTTTCATCAGAG AAGAAGCAGCGGAGACATCAAGTCCGATCAGATGATGATTTCTCGCTGCATTTTTGG GACATCAGTTTCTGA
- the LOC133669274 gene encoding uncharacterized protein LOC133669274 isoform X2 encodes MQCLMYEIHLDFVNFRLLVSGNSVIVIFAPEDTIQTCSGKLVSADAGVILSSQGVVPYFQTRNSGEPGSFKFPSAIVFATSDSSRTIPCISKLSPCQAAYHFLAGYQNGKFVPAYSDSPSIDTLEFAKALSSEKKQRRHQVRSDDDFSLHFWVKKKSYNLYSYIFSY; translated from the exons ATGCAATGTCTAATGTACGAGATACATCTGGACTTTGTGAATTTCAGGCTTCTAGTTTCTGGCAACTCTGTGATTGTTATATTTGCTCCTGAAGATACCATTCAGACCTGTTCTGGTAAACTGGTATCTGCAGATGCAGGTGTAATTCTTTCTTCTCAAGGTGTTGTGCCATATTTTCAGACAAGGAATTCTGGTGAACCTGGTTCTTTCAAATTCCCATCTGCTATTGTCTTTGCAACTTCTGACAG TTCCAGGACCATTCCCTGTATATCCAAGTTATCTCCTTGCCAAGCAGCTTATCACTTCTTGGCTGGGTATCAAAATGGAAAGTTTGTGCCTGCATATAGCGACAGTCCTTCCATTGACACATTAGAATTCGCAAAGGCTCTTTCATCAGAG AAGAAGCAGCGGAGACATCAAGTCCGATCAGATGATGATTTCTCGCTGCATTTTTGGGTAAAAAAGAAATCGTATAACCTTTACTCTTACATCTTTAGTTATTAA